The Acidobacteriota bacterium DNA segment CAGGTCGTGCTCATCGGCCTCGTTGCCGATCTCATCGCCGGCAGCCGCAAGCTGCTCGAGGACGTCCTGGTCCGCGTGCGTCGCCTCGAGCTGCGATCGGACGCCGTCCATCCGGCGGTCGACGCCGGCGACGCCCTCGAGCCGTCGCCGGCGCTTTCGTCGACACGACGCGGTGCCGAGGAGCGCGACTGAAGTGGCGCGCCCGGCCGACACGTCCATCGTCATCCCCGCCTTCAACGAGGGCGGCATCATCGCGGAGGTCGTCACCGCCCTCGCGAGCGAGGGGGCGTGGCGCGAGATCCTCGTCGTCGACGACGGGTCGAGCGACGACACGGGCGCGCGCGCGCGGGCCGCCGGCGCAACCGTGGTGCGCCATCCCTACAACAAGGGCAACGGTGCCGCGGTCAAGACGGGGATCCGCCACGCCGCGGGCGAGTACGTGCTGATCGTCGACGGCGATGGCCAGCACAAAGCGGAGGACGCCCTCCGCCTCGTCGATCGCCTCGGTGAGTACGATCTCGTCGTGGGCGCGCGTGCGGGCTCGACGCACGCCTCCGGGGCGCGGCGCCTCGGCAACGCCACGCTCAACGGCCTCGCGGCCTACCTCACGGGCCGGCCGATCCCAGACCTCACCTCCGGCTTCCGCGGCGCACGCCGGGAGATGCTCCGCGAGTTCCTGCACCTGCTGCCGAACGGGTTCTCGACGCCGACCACGACCACGCTCGCCTTCATCAAGGCCGGCTACAACGTCACGTTCGAGCCGGTCGAGGCTCGCCAGCGCGTCGGCAAGTCGAAGATCCGGCTCGCCAGCGACGGCGTCAAGTTCTTCCTGATCCTCCTGCGCGTGGTCACCCTCTTCAGCCCGATGCGGGTGTTCCTGCCGCTCAGCCTCGCCGCCCTCGCCCTCGGCGTGGGCTACGGCGCGTGGAACCTCGTCGTCGAGACGAAGATCCCGAACGGCGCCGTGCTGCTGATCCTCTTCGCGGTGGTCGTCTTCCTGGTCGGCCTCGTGTCGGAACAGATCTCGGCGCTGCGGTCGGAGGGCCGGCACGGGTGAACGACGCGCGGCTCGACGCGCGCCCGCGGCGCGTCCTGACGGGCGCGGCCATCGTCGTGGCCCTCGTGGCACGGCTCGGGTTCGCCTTTGGCTACTGGACGGATCAGCCGCTGACGCACGACGAGCGCGAGTACCTGAGCCTCGCCGCCAACCTGGCCCAGGGACGCGGCTTCGCTCCCGACCTGCCCGGCGAGCCGCGACCCGAACGCGCCGACACGTTCGACCGGGCACCGCTCTATCCGATCGTCCTGGCGCCGCTCACGTGGTTCGACGCGAGCCTTCGCGACGGGCGCCTGCCGGCGAGCGTGCCCGCGGCGGTCAGGCTCGCGCAGTCGCTGGCGGGGATCCTCGTCGTGCTCGGCGCCGCCGCGCTGGCCACGCGCGCTGGCGGCGAACGGGCAGGGGTCGTCGCGGCGTGGCTGGCCGCCCTGCACCCGGCGCTGACCTGGATTCCCGCCTACGCGCTGAGCGAAGCCGTGTTCGTGCCCCTGGTCATCGGGGCCATCGCCGTGGTCGGCCGCGCCCTCGACCGTCCGGCGGCGGCCGCCTCCGCGCGCACCGAGCTGCGCGACCTCGCTGCCGGCGGCGTGCTGACCGGGCTCGCCGTGCTCGCCCGACCATCGACGCTCGTCGCCGTGCCGCTCGTCGCGCTCTTCCTGCTCGGCAGCCGACGCGTCCGGCCCGCGCTGGCATTCGCGGCCGGCGTCACCCTCGCCATCGCGCCGTGGGCGGTCCCCAACAGCATCGCGCACGGACGGGTCGTCGTCGTCTCCGCCCAGGGCGGCGTCAACTTCTGGATCGGCAATCACCCGAAGGCCACTGGCGACGGCGACCTCGCTGCGAACCCGCAGCTCAAGGTCGCCAACCTCGAGCTCCGGGCGCGACATCCCCACCTGACCCCGGTACAACTCGAGCCGGTCTACTATCGCGAGGCGTTCGACTGGATCCGCTCCGAGCCAGTGGCCTGGGCAGGCCTGCTCGCGCGAAAGGCCTACTACACCGTGGTGCCGACGGGACCCTCGTACCGCTTGCACTCGCCGCTGTACTTCTGGGCGTCGGTCGTTCCGTATCTCGCGCTGCTGCCGCTCGCGGTCGCCGGCGCGCGCGCGGCGACCGCCTCGCCGGCTCCGCCCGTCGCCCTCGGGCTCTTCGTCCTGTCGTCGCTCGTCTCGTCGGTCCTGTTCTTCCCGCACGAGCGCTTCAGGATCGCCATCGTCGACCCGGCGCTCGTCGTCATGGCCGCCGTCTGGCTGGCTCGTACCCGGGAAGGGGCTCCGGACCGGCGATGAACGTGCTCGTGCTGATTCCGACGTTCAACGAGCGCGACAACCTGCCGCTGGTCGTCGATGGTGTCCTGGCCGAGGGGTACGACGTCCTCGTGGTCGACGATGCCTCGCCGGATGGCACGGGCGCGGTCGCCGACGGGCTCGCGGTTCGACACCCCGGACGGGTCACCGTGCTGCACCGAACGGGGCGGCGTGGGCTCGGCCGGTCGTACGTCGAAGCGATGGCCCTGGCACTCGCCGGACCGGCGGAGATCATCTGCCAGATGGACGGCGACCGCTCGCACGACCCGAAGTACCTGCCCTCGATGGTCGCTGCGGCACGCGAAGGCGCCGACCTGGTGATTGGGTCGCGGTACCTGCAGGGCGTCAGTGTCGTGAACTGGCCCCTGTCGAGACTCATCCTGAGCACGCTCGCGAATCGCTACGTCCGCGCGGTGACGCGGCTTCCCGTGCGCGACTGTACGAGCGGCTTCCGGTGCTGGCGGCGCGAGGCGCTCGCCCGCGTGCCGCTCGACCGCATCGTGTCGGACGGTTATGCGTTCCTCGTCGAGATGCTGTACGAGGCGAGCCGGCGCGGCTGCCGCATCGGTGAGGTCCCCATCATCTTCGTCGAGCGCCGAACGGGACAGTCGAAGCTCTCGACCACGGTGGTCATCGAGTCGGCCATTACTCCCTGGCGCGTCGTGCTGCGGAGACCATCGTCATGAGCGAATGGGCCGGACGCCGGCATCGCGTGGTGATGGTCGCGACCTCGTATCCCCGCTTTCCGGGCGATACGGTCGGCACGTTCATGGAACCGATCGCGCACGAGGTGGCGCGGCGCGGCCACGACGTCCACCTCGTGGCACCCTGGCACCCGGCCATCACCCGTCCCGCGCGCGAGGGCGGCGTGGCCTTCCACTTCTTCCGCTACGCACCGCACCCGGCGCTGAACGTGTTCGGCTACGCGGCCGGACTCCGCGAGGACGTGCGCCTGCGCGGGTCGACCTGGCTGGCGGCGCCGCTGGCCCTCACCGCCGGCGCGTGGGCCGCGCGGCGGGTGGCGCGCGAGGTCGACGCCACCATCGTGCACGGGCACTGGGTCGTCCCCGGAGGCGCGATGGCGGCCGCGGCGGCGGCGTCCCGCCCCCTGGTCGTGAGCCTGCACGGGTCGGACGTCTTCGTGGCCGAGCGGCACGCCCTCGTCGGCGTGGTCGCTCGTCGCGTCTTCGCCCGGGCGGCCTGGGTCACGGCATGCAGCGCCGACCTGCGCGACCGCGCGCTCGGCCTCGGAGCACGGGCGTCCCGGAGCGAGGTCGTCCCTTACGGCGTCGACCCGGCGCGGTTCGGTCCGAACCCCGAGGCGCGCGCCCGCCTGCGCGCGGCGCTCGGCCTCGACGCCGGCCAGGTGCTCGTCTTCGCCGTGGGGCGCCTCGTCCGCAAGAAGGGCTTCGAGTACCTGGTCGACGCCACCGCGCACCTCGCCCGCTCGTGCCCGGGCGCGGTCGTGGCCATTGCCGGGTCGGGCGACCTTGCCGGCGAGCTGCGCGAGCGCGCAGGGCGCGTCGGCGCCGGCGATCGCCTGCGGTGGCTCGGCCTCGTCGCGCAGGACGCGGTGGCCGACTGGCTGGCGGCCGCCGATGTGGCCGTCGTGCCCTCGATCCGCGACGACGCGGGCAACGTCGACGGCCTGCCGAACGTCGTCATGGAGGCGCTCGCCTCCGCGACGCCACTCGTCACGACCCTCGCCGGGGGCATCGGTGCCGTCGTCCGGCCCGGCATCACCGCGGAAGTGGTGCCGGAACGCGACGCCGAGGCGCTCGCCGCCGCCATCACTCGCCTTGCGGTCGACCCCGCTCGGCGGCGGGGGCTGGGCGACGCGGCTCGGGAGGAGGTCGTCGCCCGATTCAGCTGGGCGCACGTGGCCGAACGGCTCGAAGCGGTGTACGATCGGGTGGCGCCGGCGCCCTGATTCGGTTGCCTCGGGCCCTGGAAAGCCCCTTGAGCGGCCGGGTCGACGCCGGCTGTTTCCGATTTACCGGTCAGATAAGGCTGTGCTAGTCTTCAGCGTTTACGATGCCGCCGCCTGCCACTGAGAAGCCCGCCGGCCTGAGCATCTTCTTCCCCGCCTACAACGACGCCGGTACGATCGCCAGCATGGTGGTCACGGCGCTGCTGGCGGCGCGCCGGCTCACGCCCGACCACGAGGTCATCGTCGTCAACGACGGCAGCCGCGACCAGACACCGCAGGTGCTCGACGAGCTGGCCCGCGTCTACCCGCAGGTCAGGATCGTGCACCACCCGGTGAATCGCGGCTACGGCGGCGCGCTCCGGAGCGGCTTCGCGCACGCCTCGAAGGACTTCGTCTTCTACACCGACGGCGATGCGCAGTACGACCCGGCCGAGATGGCGCTGCTCTGGGAGCGGTTCGACGACGACACCGACCTGGTGAACGGGTACAAGATCAGCCGCTCCGACCCCCTGCACCGGATCGTCATCGGCCGCCTGTACCACCACACGGTGAAGCTCCTGTTCGGCCTGCGCGTGCGCGACGTCGACTGCGACTTCCGCATGATGCGGCGGAGCATCTTCGACACGGTGCACCTGACGAAGTCGAGCGGCGTCATCTGCCTCGAGTTGATGAAGAAGGTGCACGACGCCGGCCTGCGGGTGGCCGAGGTGCCCGTGCACCACTACCACCGGGCCTACGGACGGTCGCAGTTCTTCAATTTCCGCCGCATCGGCCGGACCGGGATCGACGTCCTGAAGCTCTGGGTCGACCTCGTCGTGCGGAAGCGTCACCTGCACGGCGCTGCGCCCGGGCCTGGGCCCGCCGCCTGCACGCCGGCCCCCGCCCGGGAGAACGACGTCACGCGATGAGCGACGCCGTTTCCGAGTTCTACCGCGGGCGCCGGGTGATGGTCACCGGCGGCCTCGGCTTCATCGGCAGCAACCTCGCGCGCGCGCTGGTCGATCTCGGCGCCGACGTGCTGGTGGTCGATTCACTCATTCCCGACTACGGCGGCAACGCCTTCAACGTCGCGGGCTACGAGGATCGGCTCCGCGTCAACATCGCCGACGTGCGCCAGCAGAGCACGATGAACTTCCTGGTGCGCGACCGTGAGGTGATCTTCAGCCTCGCCGGGCAGGTCTCGCACATCGACAGCATGCGCGACCCGTACACCGACCTGGAGATCAACTGCCGCAGCCAGTTGACCATCCTCGAGGCGTGCCGCCACAACAACCCCGAAGCCAAAGTCGTCTATGCGGGCACGCGGCAGATCTACGGCAAGCCCGACTACCTGCCGGTCGACGAGCGCCACCTCGTGCGGCCGACCGACGTCAACGGCATCAACAAGGCCGCGGGCGAGTACTACCACCTCGTCTACAACAACGTCTTCGGCGTGCGGGCGTGCTCGCTGCGGCTGACCAACGTCTTCGGCCCGCGCCAGCTGATCCGCCACAATCGCCAGGGCTTCATCGGGTGGTTCATCCGGCTCGCGCTCGAGGACCAGGAGATCCAGATCTTCGGCGACGGCACCCAGGTTCGCGACTTCGTCTACGTCGACGACGCGACCGACGCGTTCCTGGCGGCCGGGGCGCTCGACGTCTGCAACGGCGAGGTGTTCAACGTCGGCGGCGACGAGCCGATCAGCCACCGCGACCTCGTGACGCTGCTCATCGACGTCGCCGGCACGGGACGCATGCGCTTCGTCGAGTGGCCGCCCGACAAGAAGGCCATCGACATCGGCAGCTTCTACTCCGACTCGACGCGATTCCGGACGACGGCAGGCTGGCGGCCGCGCGTCGCGCTCGCGGAGGGGCTCGCCCGCACGATCGTGTACTACCGCGAACACTTCGCCAGGTACGCCGGCCACTGATGCCCGGGCGCCAGGACCCGCCCAACCCGGCGGGTGGCCTGGCGCGCGCGCGGCTGGCGGCGATTCGACGGGACGGCGGTTGGCCGCCGGCCCGCCGGGTGGATATCATCGTGGACGTGGCTCGCATCGCTTTCGCCGACCTTCGCCCTGGAGAAGACGCCGCCGCCGTCGACGGCGCGATCCGCCGTGTGATCGATCGCGGCTGGTTCGTGCTCGGTCCTGAGGTCGAGGCGTTCGAGCACGAGCTCGCCGCCGCGTGCGGCGTCGCGGCGAGCGTGGGTGTCGGCACGGGCACCGACGCGCTGGCGCTCATCCTTCGGGCGATCGGCATCGGTGCCGGCGACGAGGTCGTCACGAGCCCGCTCTCGGCCGCCTATACCGCGCTCGCCGTGATGATGACCGGCGCGCGTCCGGTCTTCGCCGACATCGACCCCGACCGCCTCACGATCGATCCGCAGGCGGTCGCCGCGGCGATCACGCCCCGCACCGCCGCGATCCTGCCGGTGCACCTGTACGGACAGGCCGCCGACATGGGCGCGATCGAGACGGTCGCGGCGCGGCACGGCCTGGCTCTCGTCGAAGACGCCTGCCAGGCGCACCTCGCCACGGTCGCGGGACGGCCGGTCGGATCGATTGGCGTCGCCGGCGGGCTGAGCTTCTACCCCACGAAGAACCTCGGCGCCCTCGGCGACGGCGGGGCCGTGATCACGAACGACCGATCGCTTGCCGATCGCCTGAGGCGTCTGCGCAACGGTGGCCAGACCACGAGATATCACCATCAGGAATTCGGCGTGAACTCGCGCCTCGACGAGATCCAGGCCGCCGTGCTGCGCGAGCGCCTCGTGCTGCTGCCGAAGTGGACCGCCGAACGACGCGCCCTTGCGGCCACGTATCGCCATGCGCTGCGGGAAGCGCCCGTTGTCGTCCCGCCCGAGTGCGACCCCGGCCACGTCTATCACCTGTTTCCGGTGCGGACGACCGACCGCGACCGGTTCCAGGCACACCTTCGCGAGCAGGGCATCGAGACACTCATCCACTATCCGGTGCCGATCCCGCGGCAGCCGGCCCTCGAACGCGAGCACCCGCAGCCCTGCCCCGTCGCCGATCGCGTGACCGCCGAGATCTGCTCGCTGCCGCTCTATCCCGGTCTCTCGGCCGACGCCGTCCGCACCGTCGCGGCGGCGATTCACGCCTTCTCGACCGACGCGACGCCATTTCCCAGCGCCTGACGCGATGGTGACGACCGTCGCGACGCTGCTCGTCCTCTTCTGGCTGCCGGGGGCTGTGCTCTTCAGGCTGCCGATCGGCGACCGCGATCGGCGCGCGGGGCTCGACGCCGACGAACGGGGCTTCTGGGCGGTGGTCGTGAGCGTGGCGTGGACGCTCGGCGTCACGCTGGCGCTCGCGGCCGCCGGTCTCTACCGGTTCGAGGCCCTGCTCTTCGCCAATCTGGTGACGGCGGGAGGCCTGGCGGCCGTGGCGCGTGGCCGTCTTCGGCTCGGGCCCTCGGCGCGGAGGCCCACGGTGCAGGCGCTCGTCCCGGTGGCCATCGTCGTCGGCGGCCTCTGGCTGTACCTCCCCCCAAGCGAGATCATCGTCGGCGGCCGCGACCCGGGCACGTACATCAACGAAGGGATCCAGGTCGCGCAGCGCGGCTCGCTGACCGTCGACGACCCGGTCGTCGCGACCGTCCCCGCCGAATCGCGCGACCTCTTCTTCCCGTCGCACGGCAACCCCAACTACTACAGCCTCCGCTTCATGGGGTTCTTCGTGATGGACCCGGAGCGCGGCACCGTGGTGGGCCAGTTTCCCCACCTCTATCCTGCGTCGATTGCCGTCGCCTACGGCATCAATGGCCTGAGCGGCGCGCGGCAGGCGTCGGTCGCCTGGACGATCCTCGGCCTGCTCGCCGTCTACTACCTGACCCAGCGCCTCGCCGGCCGCACGGCGGCCGCCGGCGTCGTCCTCATGCTTGCCGTGCACGTCGTCGTCGTCTGGTTCGCGCGGTACCCGAACGCCGAGGTCGTGATGCTGGCGCTGCTCTTCGCGGCCCTGCTGGCGATCGCGCGTGCGCTGGTCGACGGCATCCGGTTCTTCGCCCCCGTCGCCGGCCTGCTGGTCGGGCTGCTGCTCTTCCTGCGGTACGACGTCGTCCTGGCCGTGGCGGGCATCTTCGCGGCGCTCGTCGTGGCGCGGGTCAACCGCCAGCGCGTGGGCTGGGGCTACGCCGCGGTGCTCGTCCCGCTGCTCGGCACGGCGTTCGTGTATCTCGTGCTCGTCATGCGGCCCTACGCCGAGTACCCGCTGCGTTTCACGAGAGAGGCCGGCGGCGCCCTCGTCGCGGGCGCCATGCTCCTGGCCTGGCTCGCGGCCGGCTGGTTCGGGCGACACGAGGCGTGGCGCCGCGGCGTCGTGCGACTGGCCCCTGCGGGCCTCGTGGTGCTGCTCGTCGGCCTCGCCATCTACGCCTACTTCTTCAGGGAAGCCGTGGGGCGCATCGCCCTCCACGATGCGATGGCCTTCCGAACCATCGCCTGGTACGTGACCGGCTGGGGTCTCGCCGCCATCGTGGCGAGCGCCGCGCTCGTCGTCCCGCGGCTGTTCTGGCGCGACCCGGCGTTCTTCGTGGTCGCCAGCACCTACTGCGTGTTCTTCTTCTACAAGATCCGCATCGTCCCCGAGCACTTCTGGATGACCCGACGGTTCCTGCCCGTCGTCCTGCCGGCGATGCTGCTCGTGCTCGCCGCCGCGGTGACGTGGGCGCTTGGACGCGACGGGGCGATGGCGGCGTTCGAGCGCCTTCGCGGCCGGCCCACCGTCGCGCGCCGCCCGAGGGCGCAGATCGCCGTGTCTCGCGCCGCGGCCCTCGCCGTCTTCGTGGCAATCGCCTCCGTGTTCTGGCAGGCGAGCCAGCCGATCGCCGCGCACGTCGAGTACGCGGGCCTCATTCCGCGCATCGAGCAGTTCTCCGAGCGCTTCGGTTCGGACGACCTCGTCGTCGTCGAGTCGCGCAACTCGTCCGACATGCACGTCGTGGCGGTGCCGCTGGCCTACATCTACGCCAAGCCGGTACTCGTCCTCGCCTCGCCGCGTCCCGACAAGCGCGCCTTCGAGCAGTTCCTCGGCTGGGCCCGCGACCGTTATCGGGAGGTCTACTTCCTCGGGGGCGGTGGCACCGACCTGCTGTCGCGGCGCATCGCGGTCGTGCCCGTCGCGAGCGAGCGGTTCCAGGTGCCCGAGTACGACGCGCCGGTCAATGCCTACCCTTCCGGCGTGCGTGCCAAGGAGTTCGACTTCGGTCTCTATCGCTTCGTCGACCCGAGGGACGACCCCGGCTGGTTCGTGCTCGACATCGGCGTCGACGACGACCTGCACGTCGTCCGGTTCCACGCGAAGGAGCGGGATGGCGCGGGACAGGCCTATCGCTGGACCCGCGACGTGTCGTACGTGTCGGTGCAGCACCTCACGGCCGAGAGCCGGATGCTCACGTTGTGGATGGTCGACGGGGGCCGGCCGCCGACGGCCCCGCCGGCGGAGGTGGAGATCGCGCTCGACGAACGGGTGCTGGGTCGGGTTGTCGTCGACGGGACGCTGCGCCCCTACACCTTCGGGATTCCTGCCGACGTGGCCGCGGCAGCCGCGGCGTCGGACGACCCGGCCAGGCTGAGGATTTCCGTGCCGATCTGGACGCCACGCGCGCACCTTGGCACGCCGGACGACCGCGACCTCGGCGTACGACTCCAGCGCGTCGAGGCGCGATAATGAACGGGCGGCCGCCAAGCGGCCGCCGCGTGCCCATGCCCCCAGCCCTGCACATCTACGACGCCCGCGAGCGGGCGCTCGTCCGCCTGGCCGACCTCGTGCTGGCCGCCGGAACGACGCTCGCGCGGGTGGTGCCGCCGAGACCGTGGGCGCCGCCGCCACGCCGGGTCCTCCTGCTCAGACTCGAGCGCATCGGCGACCTCCTGATGACACTCGGGGCGATCCGGCTCGTACGGCGTCTGCTCCCCGACGCAGCGATCGACCTCGTCGTCGGCAGCTGGAACGAGGAGATCGCCCGGCTGGTCGCCGAAGTCTCGCGCGTCGAGTCGCTCGACGTCCCGTGGCTCGCCCGCGAAGGGAGGGGCGCGTCGTGGCCGGCGCTGGTGGCGCGCGCACGATCGTGGCGACACCGGCGGTACGACCTCGCCATCAACTTCGAGGGCGACATCCGGTCGCACCTGCTGATGGCGATGTCGCGTGCCCCGGTGCGTGCCGGCTTCCCGATGGCCGGCGGCGGGCCGGTGCTCACGCTGCGCGTCGACCACGACCCGACGCGCCCCACGGCCGACAACGCACGACGGCTCGTCGAGCGTGTGGCGGAACGCTGCGCGCTCGCGCTGCCCGTCGATGCGCCCGCGGAGGCCCATCGCCTCGTCGTCCCAGACGAGGCGAGGCGGAGAGCGGATGGCCGCCTGGCGGCCGTCGCCGGGGCCAGGCGCCTCTTCGGTCTCCACGCGAGTGGCGGGCGCGAGATCAAGCAGTGGCATCCCGACCGGTTCGGCGAGGCCGTCGCGGTGCTGGCTGCCCGGCACGACGCCGCGGTGGTGCTGACGGGTGGCCCCGCCGACCGGGCGCTCGTAGCGGCTGCCCGTTCCCGCATTCCCGACGGCGTGCCCGTGGTCGACCTCGCCGGTGACGTCGACCTCGTCACGCTGGCGGCCGTGCTCGCGCGGCTCGACCTCTTCGTCACCGGGGACACGGGGCCCATGCACCTCGCGGCCGCGGTCGGCACGCCCATCGTGGCCGTTTTCGGGCCCTCGACGCCGCTGCGCTATGCCCCGCTCGCGGCCCACAGCCGCGTGGTCCGCATCGACCTGCCGTGCAGCCCGTGCAACCGGATCCGGCTGCCGCCGGTCAGGTGCCGGGGCCACGTGCCCGATTGCCTCGAAGGCATCTCGACCGAGATGGTGATCGCCGCCGCCGAGGACCTGCTCGCTGAGGCGGGGCGATGAGCGTCGAGCGAGGGGTACTCTGCCTCGTTCTGCCCGGCGGCGCCAGGCGCGACGTCGGTCTCACCGACGCGCTCGGCGTCGAAGGCGCCGAGCAGGCGGCGCGCGATGCCAACGCGTGGATCAAGGGGCTGCGGCACGCGCGCGTCGACGGCCTGACGCTGCGCGACCGCTTCACCTATCGCGACGACTCGCTGTGGTGGTTCGCCGAGCTGTTCCTGCACAAGGAGGGGCAGGTCACCTCGTGGTTCGAGACGCTGGGCGCGCTCGAGCGGGCGATCGCGGCCCACCGCCCGGCGGCGATCGAGGTCGCCGACGGCGACGAGGTCCTGCTCTTCGTCGGACCGCTCGTCGCGGCCCGACACGGCACCACCTGGCGCGGACCGCGAGCCGTGGCGCCTGGTCCACGCCAGGCGCTGCGGCTCGCCGTCCGCAGTCGGTACTTCACGTGGTCGGCCATCGCGGGGCGCTGGCGCCCGCGCGAGGCCGCGGCACGGCCGGCACCAGGAGGCCTCGCCGCGTTCGTGCACTCGGCGTTCTGGCGGCGGGAGGCGGGGGGCGGATCGGGGGAGGAGGGCTATGTAGGTCCCGTACTCCGCGCGCTCGACGCAAGGGCGCCCGGCCGGCTGCACCTGGTCGGCGTCGGACCACGCGCCAACTTCCGGGCACGCCGGTGGTGGCACGGCGTCGTGGGCGCCGGCACCCACGATGCCGGGTTCCCGTTCTCGCCAATCGAGGCCCTCGCACCGCGGCCGGCCATCGCGTCATCGATCGATCTCTGGCACGCGCGGCACGAGGTGCGTGCGGCCCTGGAACGATCCAGCGACCTGCGCGCGCTGTCCGTTGTGGCCGGCGTGGACTTCTGGCCGCTGGTGCGGGCGGAGCTCGCCGGCATCGCCCTGCTGCAGTTCCCCTGGTCGGCCCGGGCCATGGACGAGGCCGGCGCGGCGCTCGATGCCCTCCAGCCGGCCGCCGTCATCACGTACGCGGAGGCTGGCGGGTGGGGCCGGGCGCTGGCCCTCGAGGCCAGACGCCGCCGAGTGCCCTCTGTCGGGCTCCAGCACGGGTTCATCTACCGTCACTGGCTCAATTACCTGCACGAGCCCGACGAGATGCGGCCGTCCGAGCGCCGGCCGACCGACGTCGGCTTTCCGCGGCCCGACCTCACGCTGCTCTACGACGGCTTCGCCGAGCGTCACCTGCTCGACGCGGGCCGCTTTCCGCCCGAATCGCTCCGGGTCACCGGGAGCCCGGGCCTCGACGTGCTGGTCGAGCGGATGGGGAAGCTGGGCAAGAGCGACATCGAGGCCGCTTGCCGGGACGTGGGCGCGCGACCGGGCGACCGCGTCGTGCTCGTGGCCACGAAGTACGCGCAGGTCCGGCCCGTCTTCGCCGACCTCGTCAAGGCGTCTGCCGCCGTGCCGGACGTGAAGCTCGTCGTGAAGTGCCATCCGGCCGAGACCCCGGAGCCGTACCAGGCGGATGCCGCCGGCGCGCCGCATGTGTCGATTGCGCCGGCCTCCGCCGACCTCGCGCGGCTCGTGGCCGCGGCGCGGGTCGTCGTCACCGTCAACTCCACAGTCGCCATCGACGCCATGGCCCTCGACGTGCCGGCGCTCGTCGTGGCGCTGCCGAGCAATCTCACGCCCTTTGTCGATGCGGGCGTGATGGCTGGCGCCTCAGGGGTGGCCGACATCGTCCAGCGCCTCCGCGAGCTCGTGCACGACGACGAGGCACGCGCGCGCTTGGCGGGAGAGCGTCGCGAATTCCTGGTTCGACACCGGATGGTGCCTGACGGGCGGGCGGCCGAGCGGGCGGCCGGCGAGATCCTGCGGCTGGCGGGTGAATGAGCCTCGGCGGCGTCCGGGATCTTCCGGTCGCCGCCGAGGGTGCTCCGGTGGGTGGGGCGGCCGGGGCTAGCGCGCGATGCGCATCGACGGCCGGTCCTTCGGCACCTCCACCGCCTTCAGCGCCAGCGTGAACGAGCCGTCGAAGATCGACCCGATCGCGTAGACGAGATACGTGCGGAAGGGCTCGAGCGTCACGGTCAGCGGACCGAAGA contains these protein-coding regions:
- a CDS encoding glycosyltransferase family 2 protein, whose protein sequence is MARPADTSIVIPAFNEGGIIAEVVTALASEGAWREILVVDDGSSDDTGARARAAGATVVRHPYNKGNGAAVKTGIRHAAGEYVLIVDGDGQHKAEDALRLVDRLGEYDLVVGARAGSTHASGARRLGNATLNGLAAYLTGRPIPDLTSGFRGARREMLREFLHLLPNGFSTPTTTTLAFIKAGYNVTFEPVEARQRVGKSKIRLASDGVKFFLILLRVVTLFSPMRVFLPLSLAALALGVGYGAWNLVVETKIPNGAVLLILFAVVVFLVGLVSEQISALRSEGRHG
- a CDS encoding glycosyltransferase family 39 protein, whose amino-acid sequence is MNDARLDARPRRVLTGAAIVVALVARLGFAFGYWTDQPLTHDEREYLSLAANLAQGRGFAPDLPGEPRPERADTFDRAPLYPIVLAPLTWFDASLRDGRLPASVPAAVRLAQSLAGILVVLGAAALATRAGGERAGVVAAWLAALHPALTWIPAYALSEAVFVPLVIGAIAVVGRALDRPAAAASARTELRDLAAGGVLTGLAVLARPSTLVAVPLVALFLLGSRRVRPALAFAAGVTLAIAPWAVPNSIAHGRVVVVSAQGGVNFWIGNHPKATGDGDLAANPQLKVANLELRARHPHLTPVQLEPVYYREAFDWIRSEPVAWAGLLARKAYYTVVPTGPSYRLHSPLYFWASVVPYLALLPLAVAGARAATASPAPPVALGLFVLSSLVSSVLFFPHERFRIAIVDPALVVMAAVWLARTREGAPDRR
- a CDS encoding polyprenol monophosphomannose synthase, whose product is MNVLVLIPTFNERDNLPLVVDGVLAEGYDVLVVDDASPDGTGAVADGLAVRHPGRVTVLHRTGRRGLGRSYVEAMALALAGPAEIICQMDGDRSHDPKYLPSMVAAAREGADLVIGSRYLQGVSVVNWPLSRLILSTLANRYVRAVTRLPVRDCTSGFRCWRREALARVPLDRIVSDGYAFLVEMLYEASRRGCRIGEVPIIFVERRTGQSKLSTTVVIESAITPWRVVLRRPSS
- a CDS encoding glycosyltransferase, with amino-acid sequence MSEWAGRRHRVVMVATSYPRFPGDTVGTFMEPIAHEVARRGHDVHLVAPWHPAITRPAREGGVAFHFFRYAPHPALNVFGYAAGLREDVRLRGSTWLAAPLALTAGAWAARRVAREVDATIVHGHWVVPGGAMAAAAAASRPLVVSLHGSDVFVAERHALVGVVARRVFARAAWVTACSADLRDRALGLGARASRSEVVPYGVDPARFGPNPEARARLRAALGLDAGQVLVFAVGRLVRKKGFEYLVDATAHLARSCPGAVVAIAGSGDLAGELRERAGRVGAGDRLRWLGLVAQDAVADWLAAADVAVVPSIRDDAGNVDGLPNVVMEALASATPLVTTLAGGIGAVVRPGITAEVVPERDAEALAAAITRLAVDPARRRGLGDAAREEVVARFSWAHVAERLEAVYDRVAPAP
- a CDS encoding glycosyltransferase family 2 protein; amino-acid sequence: MPPPATEKPAGLSIFFPAYNDAGTIASMVVTALLAARRLTPDHEVIVVNDGSRDQTPQVLDELARVYPQVRIVHHPVNRGYGGALRSGFAHASKDFVFYTDGDAQYDPAEMALLWERFDDDTDLVNGYKISRSDPLHRIVIGRLYHHTVKLLFGLRVRDVDCDFRMMRRSIFDTVHLTKSSGVICLELMKKVHDAGLRVAEVPVHHYHRAYGRSQFFNFRRIGRTGIDVLKLWVDLVVRKRHLHGAAPGPGPAACTPAPARENDVTR
- a CDS encoding NAD-dependent epimerase/dehydratase family protein gives rise to the protein MSDAVSEFYRGRRVMVTGGLGFIGSNLARALVDLGADVLVVDSLIPDYGGNAFNVAGYEDRLRVNIADVRQQSTMNFLVRDREVIFSLAGQVSHIDSMRDPYTDLEINCRSQLTILEACRHNNPEAKVVYAGTRQIYGKPDYLPVDERHLVRPTDVNGINKAAGEYYHLVYNNVFGVRACSLRLTNVFGPRQLIRHNRQGFIGWFIRLALEDQEIQIFGDGTQVRDFVYVDDATDAFLAAGALDVCNGEVFNVGGDEPISHRDLVTLLIDVAGTGRMRFVEWPPDKKAIDIGSFYSDSTRFRTTAGWRPRVALAEGLARTIVYYREHFARYAGH
- a CDS encoding DegT/DnrJ/EryC1/StrS family aminotransferase; translated protein: MPGRQDPPNPAGGLARARLAAIRRDGGWPPARRVDIIVDVARIAFADLRPGEDAAAVDGAIRRVIDRGWFVLGPEVEAFEHELAAACGVAASVGVGTGTDALALILRAIGIGAGDEVVTSPLSAAYTALAVMMTGARPVFADIDPDRLTIDPQAVAAAITPRTAAILPVHLYGQAADMGAIETVAARHGLALVEDACQAHLATVAGRPVGSIGVAGGLSFYPTKNLGALGDGGAVITNDRSLADRLRRLRNGGQTTRYHHQEFGVNSRLDEIQAAVLRERLVLLPKWTAERRALAATYRHALREAPVVVPPECDPGHVYHLFPVRTTDRDRFQAHLREQGIETLIHYPVPIPRQPALEREHPQPCPVADRVTAEICSLPLYPGLSADAVRTVAAAIHAFSTDATPFPSA